The proteins below come from a single Agrobacterium vitis genomic window:
- a CDS encoding autotransporter assembly complex protein TamA, with product MPSRVTLPNVSRAFRKSGTALACVVVGAAALSFPVDAYAFKIFGITLWGRDEGKTDVVDPVRYSVDFQSKEASGNRDKKDASGDLKDALEKSSQLIQEKDKPVSGDLGVVIKAREDRERLLATLYEHSYYGGVITMTVNGTPLDSLPPNPEFPHTKPVPVKIEVEPGPLFTLGKVTLTGDAAKLGPTAYDLVAGKPAGSLAIIKAANKIADDLKAQSRPLARISDRQVVADHQSNRVDVTIGVSAGPVAPLGPVAVSGTKAVDPGFVQKYSRLNAGQPYSPEDLRKASDRLRKLNVFSSVTVTQADKLNSQGAIPLNITVSEGKFRYFGAGATYDTIDGAGLQGYWGHRNLFGQAESLRIEGTVSGIGEKTDATDFDYSAGITFTKPGFLLPSGTLEASIKAATLSTDSYDADTITGKLGYSYELTDYDTVSAATALEYARIDDAFGRNDYLTFSVPLDYVRDTRDNKMNPTTGYRATLSAAPSYEFLGSTVFSNFEGSISGYHGLGAEDRVVLAGKLAVGTLFGTGGLADIPATRRFFAGGGGSVRGYGYQSISPRNSADDATGGLSYMTASLETRIGITETIGLVPFFDVGTVSSGHVPDFSDIKAGAGIGLRYATPFGPIRLDVAVPLNPYPDGDKYGIYVGIGQSF from the coding sequence ATACCGAGTAGGGTGACATTGCCGAATGTCAGTAGAGCGTTTCGGAAGTCAGGCACCGCTCTGGCATGTGTCGTCGTGGGTGCGGCGGCTTTGTCGTTTCCAGTTGATGCCTATGCCTTCAAGATTTTCGGGATAACCCTGTGGGGCCGCGATGAAGGCAAAACGGATGTTGTCGATCCCGTGCGGTATTCTGTCGATTTCCAGTCGAAAGAAGCGTCCGGCAATCGCGATAAGAAAGATGCTTCCGGCGACCTGAAAGACGCGCTGGAAAAAAGCTCGCAGCTGATACAGGAGAAGGACAAGCCGGTCTCCGGCGATCTTGGCGTGGTCATCAAGGCCCGCGAGGACCGGGAGCGGCTCCTGGCGACACTTTACGAACACTCCTATTATGGCGGCGTCATTACCATGACGGTCAATGGCACGCCCCTGGATAGCCTGCCCCCCAATCCCGAATTCCCCCACACGAAACCCGTGCCGGTTAAAATAGAGGTCGAACCCGGCCCGCTCTTTACCCTCGGCAAGGTAACGTTGACCGGCGATGCCGCAAAGCTTGGCCCAACGGCCTATGATCTTGTGGCAGGCAAGCCTGCCGGTTCCCTGGCGATTATCAAGGCCGCCAATAAGATAGCCGATGATCTGAAGGCGCAAAGCCGCCCTCTCGCCCGCATTTCCGACCGGCAGGTGGTCGCGGACCATCAAAGTAATCGGGTGGATGTGACCATTGGTGTCTCCGCCGGGCCAGTCGCGCCCCTGGGTCCGGTTGCAGTCTCCGGCACCAAGGCCGTCGATCCTGGTTTCGTGCAGAAATATTCAAGGCTCAATGCCGGTCAGCCCTATTCGCCGGAAGATCTGCGCAAGGCATCCGACCGCTTGCGCAAGCTTAACGTCTTCTCCAGCGTGACCGTCACCCAAGCCGATAAACTCAACTCACAGGGCGCCATTCCGCTCAATATCACCGTTTCGGAAGGCAAATTCCGCTATTTCGGGGCCGGGGCAACCTATGACACCATCGACGGTGCGGGATTGCAGGGCTATTGGGGCCACCGCAACCTGTTTGGCCAGGCCGAATCTCTGCGGATCGAAGGCACGGTCAGCGGCATCGGCGAGAAAACCGATGCAACGGATTTCGATTATTCCGCTGGCATCACCTTTACAAAGCCAGGTTTTCTGCTGCCGTCAGGCACACTGGAAGCCTCGATCAAGGCCGCAACACTCAGCACCGATTCCTATGATGCCGACACCATCACCGGCAAACTCGGCTATTCCTATGAGTTGACTGACTATGACACGGTTTCGGCGGCCACCGCGCTGGAATATGCCAGGATCGATGATGCCTTTGGCCGAAACGACTACCTGACCTTTTCCGTGCCTCTCGATTATGTGCGCGATACCCGAGACAACAAGATGAACCCGACCACCGGCTACCGCGCCACGCTCAGCGCCGCGCCGAGCTATGAATTCCTCGGCAGCACTGTATTTTCCAATTTCGAAGGGTCGATTTCCGGCTATCACGGACTTGGCGCGGAAGACCGGGTGGTGCTGGCGGGCAAATTGGCGGTAGGGACCTTGTTTGGCACCGGCGGGCTTGCCGATATTCCGGCGACGCGACGATTCTTCGCTGGCGGCGGTGGTTCGGTGCGCGGTTATGGCTATCAAAGCATTTCGCCCAGAAACAGCGCGGATGACGCCACCGGCGGGCTTTCCTATATGACGGCATCACTGGAAACGCGCATCGGCATTACCGAAACGATTGGCCTGGTGCCGTTCTTCGATGTCGGGACCGTGTCCAGCGGGCATGTGCCTGATTTCTCCGATATCAAGGCAGGCGCGGGCATCGGCCTGCGCTATGCGACGCCGTTCGGCCCGATCCGCCTGGATGTGGCCGTACCGCTCAATCCCTATCCCGACGGCGACAAATACGGCATATATGTCGGTATTGGACAAAGTTTCTGA
- a CDS encoding glycine zipper domain-containing protein, producing MKKAIILILAGLAVAGCTETEKGAGIGAASGAIIGGVATGNVRGAAVGAAVGGVAGAIIGRVNEQPGQCYYRDRYGRRYVDNCPRGY from the coding sequence ATGAAAAAGGCAATTATACTCATTCTGGCAGGCTTGGCCGTCGCCGGTTGCACGGAAACCGAAAAGGGCGCCGGCATTGGCGCCGCATCGGGTGCCATCATCGGCGGCGTCGCCACTGGCAATGTCCGCGGTGCGGCGGTTGGTGCTGCCGTGGGCGGCGTAGCAGGCGCCATCATCGGACGCGTCAACGAGCAGCCGGGCCAGTGCTACTATCGTGACCGCTACGGTCGTCGCTACGTCGACAACTGCCCACGCGGCTACTGA
- the hemA gene encoding 5-aminolevulinate synthase, with translation MDFEAFFKSELDGLHEEGRYRVFADLERQRGNFPRATRYTENGQHDVTVWCSNDYLGMGQNEQVVEAMKNAIDHCGAGAGGTRNISGTNHYHVLLEQELADLHGKEQALIFTSGYISNWATLGTLGQKIPGLIIFSDALNHASMIEGIRYAKCERVIWKHNDVKDLEAKLKAADPKAPKLIAFESVYSMDGDIAPIREICDLADRYGAMTYLDEVHAVGMYGPRGGGVAEREGIMDRLTIIEGTLGKAFGVMGGYITASTALCDFIRSFASGFIFTTALPPSLAAGAVASIRHLKSSQIERFAHQERVRRLRSLLDARGIPHMPNPSHIVPVLVGDAAKCKWISDILLDNFNIYVQPINYPTVPKKTERLRITPTPLHSDADVDHLVGALHQLWSRCALARAVA, from the coding sequence ATGGATTTTGAAGCGTTTTTCAAGAGCGAACTGGATGGCCTGCACGAAGAAGGCCGTTACCGGGTTTTTGCCGATCTTGAGCGCCAGCGCGGCAATTTTCCACGGGCTACCCGCTACACGGAAAACGGTCAGCATGACGTGACCGTCTGGTGTTCGAACGACTACCTGGGCATGGGCCAGAACGAACAGGTCGTCGAGGCGATGAAAAACGCCATCGATCACTGTGGCGCGGGTGCTGGAGGCACCCGCAATATTTCCGGCACCAATCACTATCATGTTCTGCTGGAGCAGGAACTGGCCGACTTGCATGGCAAGGAACAGGCGCTGATCTTCACGTCAGGCTATATTTCCAACTGGGCGACGCTCGGTACGCTCGGGCAGAAGATCCCCGGCCTGATTATCTTTTCCGATGCCCTGAACCATGCCTCGATGATTGAGGGCATCCGCTATGCGAAATGCGAACGGGTCATCTGGAAGCATAACGACGTCAAGGATCTGGAAGCCAAGCTGAAGGCCGCCGATCCCAAGGCGCCGAAGCTGATCGCCTTTGAGAGCGTCTATTCGATGGATGGCGATATCGCGCCGATCAGGGAAATCTGCGATCTGGCCGATCGCTACGGTGCCATGACCTATCTGGACGAAGTGCATGCGGTCGGCATGTATGGGCCGCGCGGCGGCGGTGTTGCCGAGCGTGAAGGCATCATGGACCGGCTGACAATCATCGAAGGCACGCTTGGCAAGGCGTTTGGCGTGATGGGTGGCTATATCACCGCTTCAACCGCCTTGTGCGATTTCATCCGTTCATTTGCGTCAGGTTTTATTTTCACGACTGCTCTGCCGCCTTCTCTGGCTGCTGGCGCAGTCGCCTCGATCCGGCATCTGAAATCCAGCCAGATCGAGCGTTTCGCCCATCAGGAACGAGTACGTCGGCTGCGGTCGCTTCTGGATGCGCGCGGTATTCCTCACATGCCCAATCCTAGCCATATCGTGCCGGTCCTGGTTGGGGATGCCGCCAAATGCAAATGGATCTCCGATATCCTGCTCGACAATTTCAATATCTATGTGCAGCCGATCAATTACCCGACGGTGCCGAAGAAAACCGAGCGCCTGCGCATCACGCCCACGCCATTGCATAGCGATGCCGATGTCGATCATCTGGTCGGAGCCCTACATCAGCTCTGGTCGAGATGTGCGCTGGCGCGGGCTGTCGCCTGA
- a CDS encoding serine hydrolase domain-containing protein, producing the protein MSIVERVNRVLEEAVSSEALVGAVVMVFRHGQPLLRRAIGYADREARIPVQFDRIFRFASVTKPFVAVTALAMVDKGLLGLDDLVADHLPWFRPKTPAGAFAAITVRHLLTHTSGLTYDPALQRLPRERAINLGLLDTDLTVEENFSRHNAIPLAFAPGERWAYSMSTDLLGAVVAKVHGENCAVKQDEDGGAVAPVQGTTSRTPFAQYFGSIEGRNLLEAAVVEHVCDPMRLKDARFHVTDMARLAVPYRDGEQRAERMEERWQATAPSGGEGPAFSPSRIFNPRAFQSGGGGMAGTALDVLTLLETIRTGGGGLMSPELAQMCLSNQIGDLPMGLAGKRFSFLGAVITDSAAAATALPPGAVQWGGVYGNTWFIIPEAGLTVVSLSNTALEGCDGAYVERLRAAVCATG; encoded by the coding sequence ATGTCGATTGTCGAGCGGGTCAACCGCGTGCTGGAAGAGGCTGTGTCAAGCGAGGCTCTGGTTGGGGCGGTGGTCATGGTGTTCAGGCACGGACAGCCCCTGCTGCGGCGGGCCATTGGCTATGCGGATCGGGAAGCGCGTATTCCAGTGCAGTTCGATAGGATTTTTCGTTTCGCATCCGTCACAAAACCATTTGTCGCGGTCACGGCACTCGCTATGGTCGACAAGGGATTGCTGGGTCTTGATGATCTTGTGGCCGATCACCTTCCCTGGTTCCGGCCCAAGACGCCAGCCGGCGCGTTTGCTGCCATCACGGTTCGTCATCTGCTCACCCACACATCAGGTTTGACCTATGATCCGGCGCTGCAAAGGCTGCCGCGTGAGCGGGCCATCAATCTTGGTCTTCTCGATACGGATCTGACGGTTGAGGAGAATTTCAGCCGCCATAATGCCATTCCGCTGGCTTTTGCCCCTGGCGAGCGCTGGGCCTATTCGATGAGCACCGATTTGCTCGGTGCCGTGGTGGCCAAAGTGCATGGTGAGAACTGTGCAGTGAAGCAGGACGAGGATGGTGGGGCTGTCGCTCCTGTTCAAGGTACAACAAGCAGGACGCCATTTGCCCAGTATTTCGGTTCTATCGAAGGCAGAAACCTGCTGGAGGCGGCGGTGGTCGAGCATGTTTGCGACCCCATGCGGCTGAAGGATGCCCGATTCCATGTTACGGATATGGCGCGGCTGGCAGTTCCGTATCGGGACGGCGAACAGCGGGCTGAGCGGATGGAGGAGCGATGGCAGGCGACCGCTCCATCGGGCGGCGAAGGTCCGGCTTTTTCCCCCTCGCGGATTTTCAATCCCCGTGCTTTCCAGTCCGGTGGTGGTGGAATGGCCGGTACGGCGCTGGATGTGCTGACGCTGCTCGAAACCATTCGTACTGGTGGGGGTGGACTGATGTCACCCGAGCTTGCGCAAATGTGTCTCTCCAACCAGATCGGCGACCTCCCCATGGGGCTTGCCGGCAAGCGCTTCAGCTTTCTCGGCGCTGTCATCACCGATTCCGCAGCTGCGGCCACCGCCCTGCCGCCGGGCGCGGTGCAATGGGGTGGTGTCTATGGCAATACGTGGTTCATCATTCCCGAGGCCGGTTTGACCGTGGTCAGCCTGAGCAATACGGCATTGGAAGGCTGTGACGGTGCGTATGTCGAGCGCTTGCGTGCTGCGGTATGCGCGACTGGATAA
- the dxr gene encoding 1-deoxy-D-xylulose-5-phosphate reductoisomerase, whose translation MNTATSQPRRLTILGSTGSIGTNTLDVIRQMGGRDRFDVMALTGHGNVALLAEQALVTGARLAVTSDENQYIALKDLLSGSGIDVAAGSSGLQEAACLEADWVMAAIVGTAGLQPTLTAAARGADIALANKECLVSAGELFIETVRKGGGKIIPVDSEHSAIFQCLDENHRDTLERIVLTASGGPFRTFTRQQMADVSVQTARAHPNWSMGLKVSIGSASMFNKALEMIEAKHLFDLTPDQIEVIVHPQSIIHSMVGYSDGSVLAQLGVPDMRTAIGYALSYPKRAALDVDRLDFTKLARLDFEAPDLDRFPAIRLARTALERGGLQGAVLNAAEECAFEAFVEEKIGFLAMADVVEDVMDHLMSLAPATVIADVFAADAQARRRAQEVIVNQGRTR comes from the coding sequence ATGAATACCGCCACGTCCCAGCCCCGCCGCCTCACCATTCTGGGGTCGACCGGCTCTATCGGAACCAACACGCTTGACGTGATCAGACAAATGGGCGGACGCGATCGCTTCGACGTCATGGCCCTGACAGGGCACGGCAATGTCGCTCTTCTGGCGGAGCAGGCACTGGTGACAGGCGCAAGGCTGGCAGTTACCTCTGATGAAAATCAATATATTGCCTTGAAAGACCTGTTATCGGGCAGCGGCATCGATGTTGCAGCCGGCAGCAGCGGGCTACAGGAAGCAGCATGCCTTGAGGCGGACTGGGTGATGGCCGCCATTGTCGGCACCGCCGGTTTGCAGCCAACCTTGACAGCTGCCGCACGCGGCGCCGATATCGCGCTCGCCAATAAGGAATGCCTCGTTTCGGCTGGCGAATTGTTCATCGAGACGGTGCGTAAGGGCGGCGGCAAGATTATCCCCGTCGATAGTGAGCATTCGGCAATTTTCCAATGCCTGGACGAAAATCACCGTGACACGCTGGAGCGGATTGTGCTGACGGCTTCTGGCGGGCCGTTTCGTACCTTCACCCGCCAACAGATGGCTGATGTCAGTGTTCAAACCGCCCGCGCCCATCCGAATTGGTCCATGGGACTGAAGGTGTCGATTGGCAGCGCCTCGATGTTCAATAAGGCGCTGGAGATGATCGAGGCCAAGCACCTGTTCGATCTGACACCCGACCAGATCGAGGTTATCGTCCATCCTCAGTCGATCATCCACTCCATGGTGGGCTATAGTGACGGCTCCGTGCTGGCCCAGCTTGGCGTACCGGATATGCGCACCGCCATCGGTTATGCGCTGAGCTATCCGAAACGCGCGGCGCTGGATGTGGACCGCTTGGATTTCACCAAGCTGGCGCGGCTGGATTTCGAAGCGCCGGACCTGGACCGTTTTCCGGCAATCCGTCTCGCCCGTACAGCGCTTGAGCGCGGCGGCTTGCAGGGCGCCGTGCTGAACGCCGCCGAAGAATGTGCCTTTGAGGCTTTTGTCGAGGAAAAAATCGGTTTTCTCGCCATGGCCGATGTGGTCGAGGATGTTATGGATCATCTCATGAGCTTGGCACCAGCGACCGTGATTGCCGATGTCTTTGCCGCCGATGCGCAGGCACGACGCCGAGCCCAGGAGGTCATCGTGAACCAAGGCCGCACGCGATAA
- a CDS encoding globin-coupled sensor protein → MVQHAEAERTGGSQAGSLRDRLNFAGLDQDACSLLRRHRVGLETDVETGLRAFFRKLQTAPDAARQFTGERQIDRLHDLYVSHWDVMTDARFDALYAERVKVLADSQSRMGLDPRWQIAGHAVVLEGLVSSVFADLANRGFMPSSRKRAAELQALVSALIRLVMVDVEIAVSLRFNELRLKHHRDMADLRRKERASVTDLFQGAFTALSQGDLSSRLNSDVPEEYQDLVSSFNGAMESICAAVSVMDASRRTAEDVSAALGEQGSALGVRADEAAAGLDAASASLRQVTETVSHNAAQSKLTEQAVEMTVKAVEASGEVVGKAIAAMADIETSAEQIGHIIGSIDEIAFQTNLLALNAGIEAARAGDSGRGFAVVAQEVRALAQRSADSAREIKALVAATKHQVEAGVEMVNRTQDAISSIVTQVVDINRSVSVMAGETAKQAAALDSVACVLEAQGETSRASAQLSRQAADDSADLHTVIVELGKTVRQFTIERTHYRGSQTNPSNGYPVSSAQTAELPMAAFSEDFGGHDFLVPIRAGGLSM, encoded by the coding sequence TTGGTTCAGCACGCTGAGGCAGAACGGACAGGTGGATCGCAGGCTGGCAGCTTGCGGGACCGGCTGAATTTTGCCGGCCTGGACCAGGATGCTTGCAGTCTTTTGCGCCGCCACCGGGTTGGGCTGGAGACTGACGTGGAAACGGGTCTGCGCGCGTTTTTTCGCAAGCTGCAGACGGCACCCGATGCGGCCCGCCAGTTTACCGGCGAGCGGCAGATCGACCGCCTCCATGATCTCTATGTTTCCCATTGGGACGTGATGACCGACGCGCGTTTCGATGCGCTCTATGCCGAGCGTGTCAAAGTGCTGGCTGATAGCCAAAGCCGGATGGGGCTTGATCCCCGTTGGCAGATTGCCGGCCATGCCGTTGTTCTGGAGGGCCTGGTCAGTTCCGTCTTCGCCGATCTTGCCAATCGTGGTTTCATGCCGTCCTCGCGCAAGCGGGCAGCCGAATTGCAGGCGCTGGTCAGCGCGCTCATTCGCCTGGTCATGGTGGATGTGGAGATTGCCGTTTCCCTGCGCTTCAACGAATTGCGCCTCAAGCATCATCGCGACATGGCTGATCTACGCCGCAAGGAGCGCGCCAGCGTCACGGATCTGTTCCAAGGCGCATTCACGGCGCTGTCGCAGGGCGATCTGTCCAGCCGGCTGAACAGTGATGTCCCCGAGGAATATCAGGATCTCGTGTCGAGTTTCAATGGCGCGATGGAGAGCATTTGCGCTGCGGTTTCCGTGATGGACGCCAGCCGCCGCACGGCGGAGGACGTCAGCGCTGCCCTTGGCGAGCAAGGATCCGCGCTGGGTGTGCGGGCCGATGAGGCCGCAGCGGGCCTTGATGCGGCAAGTGCCAGCCTGCGGCAGGTAACCGAAACAGTCAGCCATAACGCGGCGCAGTCGAAACTCACCGAGCAGGCTGTCGAGATGACCGTCAAGGCGGTCGAAGCGAGCGGCGAAGTGGTTGGTAAGGCCATCGCCGCCATGGCGGATATCGAAACTTCCGCTGAGCAGATCGGCCATATTATCGGCTCTATCGATGAAATTGCCTTCCAGACCAACCTTCTGGCCTTGAACGCCGGCATCGAGGCGGCTCGCGCCGGTGATTCGGGTCGGGGCTTTGCCGTCGTTGCCCAGGAAGTACGGGCTTTGGCCCAGCGGTCCGCCGACAGTGCGCGTGAAATCAAGGCCCTGGTTGCGGCCACCAAGCATCAGGTCGAGGCCGGGGTGGAGATGGTCAATCGGACCCAGGATGCGATTTCCAGTATCGTGACACAGGTCGTCGATATCAATCGATCGGTCTCTGTGATGGCTGGAGAAACGGCCAAGCAGGCCGCAGCCCTGGATAGCGTCGCGTGCGTGCTCGAAGCCCAGGGCGAAACATCGCGTGCAAGCGCGCAATTGTCACGCCAGGCTGCGGATGACAGTGCCGATCTGCATACGGTGATCGTCGAGCTTGGCAAGACCGTGCGGCAATTCACCATTGAGCGCACGCACTATCGGGGCAGCCAGACCAATCCGTCGAACGGTTATCCGGTGTCATCAGCGCAAACGGCAGAGCTGCCGATGGCGGCTTTTTCCGAGGACTTCGGGGGGCACGATTTTTTAGTGCCGATTCGGGCAGGAGGCCTTTCGATGTGA
- a CDS encoding STAS domain-containing protein: MASKKGASAQLKLASVLDLNEASQLKDKLLSMRGGAVEIDASGVERMGALCAQVLVSGAKTWEEDQKTFSIKKASDAFTKTIQLLGLNNDQLIAEIRQ; encoded by the coding sequence ATGGCGAGCAAGAAAGGCGCATCGGCGCAGCTTAAGCTGGCATCGGTGCTCGACTTGAATGAAGCGTCTCAGCTCAAGGACAAGCTTCTGTCCATGCGGGGAGGAGCAGTTGAAATCGACGCATCCGGTGTCGAGCGGATGGGAGCACTTTGCGCCCAGGTGCTCGTCTCGGGCGCGAAAACCTGGGAAGAAGACCAGAAAACCTTCTCGATAAAGAAGGCGTCAGACGCTTTCACCAAAACCATACAGCTCTTGGGCTTGAACAACGATCAACTGATCGCGGAGATCCGGCAATGA
- the cheY1 gene encoding chemotaxis response regulator CheY1 translates to MKKKVLTVDDSRTIRNMLLVTLNNAGFETIQAEDGVEGLEVLEECNPDVIVTDINMPRLDGFGFIEGVRRNEKYRAVPILVLTTESDAEKKNRARQAGATGWIVKPFDPTKLIDAIERVTA, encoded by the coding sequence ATGAAGAAAAAAGTATTAACCGTGGATGACTCTAGAACCATCCGCAACATGCTTCTCGTGACCCTCAACAATGCGGGTTTCGAGACCATCCAGGCCGAAGACGGCGTCGAAGGTCTTGAAGTGCTTGAAGAGTGCAATCCCGACGTGATCGTCACCGATATCAACATGCCGCGCCTTGACGGTTTTGGTTTTATCGAGGGCGTACGCCGCAATGAAAAATACCGTGCCGTTCCGATCCTCGTTCTGACGACCGAAAGCGATGCTGAGAAGAAGAACCGTGCGCGCCAGGCTGGCGCTACCGGCTGGATCGTCAAGCCATTCGATCCGACGAAACTGATCGATGCGATTGAACGTGTAACCGCCTAA
- a CDS encoding chemotaxis protein CheA, which translates to MDMNEIKEIFFQECEEQLAELESGLLKMNDGDRDPETVNAVFRAVHSIKGGAGAFGLDDLVAFAHVFETTLDCVRSNKLEPGIEVMKVMLKSADVLADLTNASRDGGSVDPSRSSGLVKELEALAKGEVPSSSSATAAAPAPKAAAKPAPAPAATDDSGFAPVPFSFDDFADEEPPIVSPPLEVTFKPRRDLYAKGNDATLLLRDLSRIGEVSLNCNVSAVPTLESMDPEEAYFSWKILVKSEKGEEGVRTVFEFAEWDCELEIKEQEATVAEGSDELPMVPVPFDLSALDDDSAAEEVDDSAVDLIAEAVEAADTATKVVSAVREKRESPAAAAAAAAAAAQNQSAASAAGQTIRVDLDRVDRLINLVGELVINQAMLSQSVIENDTNGTSSINMGLEELQQLTREIQDSVMAIRAQPVKPVFQRMSRIVREVADMVGKSIRLVTEGENTEVDKTVIDKLAEPLTHMIRNAVDHGIETPEKRSAAGKNPEGTVKLTAKHRSGRIVIELVDDGAGINRERVRQKAIDNDIIAADANLSDEEIDNLIFMPGFSTADKISDISGRGVGMDVVKRSIQALGGRISISSRPGQGSTFTMSLPLTLAVLDGMVVTVAGQTLVVPLTAIVETLQPEAQNIHSFGANQRLISIRNSFCPLVDVGRILNFRSVQANPIDGVALLVESEGGGQRALMVDAIQGQRQVVIKSLEANYTHVPGIAAATILGDGRVALILDVDAVVAASRGQSLKQEMSLAVAG; encoded by the coding sequence ATGGATATGAACGAAATCAAAGAGATCTTTTTCCAGGAATGCGAGGAACAGCTCGCGGAACTGGAATCCGGTCTTCTGAAAATGAACGATGGGGATCGTGACCCGGAGACGGTGAATGCTGTTTTCCGAGCTGTTCATTCCATCAAAGGAGGCGCAGGCGCGTTTGGTCTCGACGATCTCGTTGCCTTCGCTCACGTTTTTGAGACGACCCTTGATTGCGTTCGATCCAATAAGCTGGAACCGGGCATTGAAGTCATGAAGGTCATGCTCAAGTCGGCCGACGTGCTCGCCGACCTGACCAATGCTTCTCGTGACGGCGGCAGCGTCGATCCGTCTCGTTCAAGCGGCCTTGTCAAGGAATTGGAAGCGCTTGCCAAGGGTGAAGTACCTTCGTCGTCATCCGCCACAGCGGCAGCACCTGCTCCAAAGGCGGCTGCCAAGCCTGCACCTGCGCCAGCAGCCACGGATGACAGCGGTTTTGCACCCGTTCCATTCTCCTTTGACGATTTTGCCGACGAAGAGCCTCCCATTGTGTCTCCTCCGCTTGAAGTGACCTTCAAGCCGCGCCGGGATCTCTATGCCAAGGGCAATGACGCCACGCTTTTGCTGCGTGATCTGTCGCGCATCGGCGAAGTCAGCCTGAACTGCAATGTAAGCGCCGTTCCGACGCTGGAATCCATGGATCCTGAGGAGGCCTACTTCTCTTGGAAAATCCTGGTGAAGAGCGAAAAAGGCGAAGAAGGCGTTCGGACTGTTTTCGAGTTTGCCGAATGGGATTGCGAACTGGAAATCAAGGAACAGGAAGCGACTGTTGCTGAAGGGAGTGATGAGCTGCCGATGGTACCGGTGCCGTTCGATCTGTCCGCGCTGGACGACGATAGCGCCGCTGAAGAAGTTGACGATAGCGCCGTCGACTTGATCGCCGAGGCCGTGGAAGCCGCCGATACCGCAACCAAAGTGGTCAGTGCCGTCAGGGAGAAGAGAGAATCTCCAGCCGCCGCTGCTGCCGCTGCCGCAGCCGCCGCGCAAAACCAGTCTGCTGCTTCGGCTGCCGGGCAAACGATCCGCGTTGATCTCGATCGCGTCGACCGCCTGATCAACCTGGTGGGCGAGCTTGTCATCAACCAGGCCATGTTGTCGCAGAGCGTCATCGAAAATGACACCAACGGCACATCGTCGATCAATATGGGCCTCGAAGAGCTGCAACAGCTCACCCGCGAGATCCAGGATTCGGTCATGGCGATCCGTGCTCAGCCGGTCAAGCCGGTGTTCCAGCGCATGTCGCGTATCGTGCGCGAAGTTGCTGATATGGTTGGAAAATCGATCCGTCTGGTCACCGAAGGTGAGAACACCGAAGTGGACAAGACGGTCATCGACAAACTGGCCGAACCGCTGACCCACATGATCCGTAATGCCGTTGACCATGGTATCGAAACCCCCGAAAAGCGTAGTGCCGCCGGCAAGAACCCGGAAGGCACGGTCAAGCTGACGGCAAAGCACCGGTCTGGCCGCATCGTGATCGAATTGGTCGACGATGGCGCCGGTATCAACCGCGAACGGGTCCGCCAGAAGGCTATCGACAACGATATCATCGCTGCCGACGCCAATCTCTCCGACGAGGAAATCGACAATCTGATTTTCATGCCGGGCTTTTCGACGGCGGACAAGATTTCCGACATTTCCGGCCGCGGCGTTGGCATGGACGTGGTCAAGCGGTCCATCCAGGCATTGGGCGGGCGCATCTCCATCAGCTCGCGCCCCGGTCAGGGCTCGACTTTCACCATGAGCTTGCCGCTGACACTGGCGGTTCTGGATGGCATGGTCGTTACCGTTGCTGGCCAGACGCTTGTCGTTCCTTTGACGGCTATCGTTGAAACCTTGCAGCCGGAAGCCCAGAATATCCATTCCTTCGGGGCCAACCAGCGGCTGATTTCGATCCGCAACAGCTTCTGCCCATTGGTGGATGTCGGTCGGATTCTGAATTTCCGGTCAGTCCAGGCTAACCCGATCGATGGTGTTGCTCTGCTGGTCGAATCGGAAGGTGGCGGTCAGCGCGCCTTGATGGTCGATGCCATCCAGGGTCAGCGCCAGGTGGTCATCAAGAGCCTTGAGGCTAACTATACGCATGTGCCCGGCATCGCCGCGGCAACCATTCTGGGCGATGGCCGCGTGGCTCTGATCCTGGATGTGGATGCTGTCGTCGCTGCCTCGCGCGGTCAGTCTCTCAAGCAGGAAATGTCGTTAGCCGTCGCAGGATAG